A genomic window from Parvularcula sp. LCG005 includes:
- a CDS encoding RNA degradosome polyphosphate kinase, giving the protein MEDGTVSSPASDPVERPTEPSVLHGVAPDSPDRFFNRELSWLDFNLRVLDEAQNERHPILERLRFLAISASNLDEFFMVRVAGLVGQVRAGISAVSQDGLTPGQQLSEINARAAALMDRQQQCWGELLPLMAENRVEVLRAEQLTEEELTWLEDEFLTNIFPVLTPLALDPAHPFPFIPNLGFVLCFSVEGDGHAPMKFLPVPNMVRRFIRLPGDLSDRGEAALPNVRFIPLERVILHFLHHLFPDVRITARGAFRVIRDSDVEIDDEAEDLVQQFETMLRRRRRGEVIRLKIHQDTPFVLRDLIISKLHVHPQDVVYVDGLLGLAQTAELIPKDRPDLLFPSFEARFPERIREHGGDCLSAISAKDILVHHPYEDFEVVVRFLKQAANDPDVIAIKQTLYRTSKQSPIVEALIEAAENGKNVTALVELKARFDEEANIRWARALERAGVNVVYGFVDYKTHAKLSYVVRREGENTRSYCHLGTGNYHQFTAKIYTDLSLFTTDPAIGRDVSRIFNYVTGYAQPQSFERLRIAPINLRETLIENIEREIEFAKAGQPASIWAKMNSVVDGPLIDKLYEASQAGVQIDLVVRGICCLRPGVPGLSENIRVKSIIGRFLEHSRIVCFGNGRPMPSDNALVYISSADWMPRNLNRRVESLVPITNETIHNQVIDQIMVANLKDNQQSWRLRPDGIWTRVELPDTEDPFNVHDYFMTNPSLSGRGAALTERSPRTLTMAPR; this is encoded by the coding sequence ATGGAAGACGGTACCGTTTCATCTCCGGCTTCTGATCCGGTCGAACGACCAACGGAGCCCAGCGTTCTGCACGGTGTCGCACCGGACAGCCCCGACCGGTTTTTCAACCGGGAGCTGTCTTGGCTCGATTTCAATCTGCGGGTCCTCGACGAGGCGCAGAATGAGCGTCATCCCATCCTTGAGCGTCTGCGCTTTCTGGCCATTTCGGCCAGCAATCTCGACGAGTTCTTCATGGTCCGCGTGGCTGGCCTTGTGGGGCAGGTTCGCGCCGGCATCTCTGCGGTCAGTCAGGATGGCCTGACACCCGGACAGCAACTGTCCGAGATCAACGCTAGGGCTGCAGCCCTGATGGATCGCCAGCAGCAATGCTGGGGCGAACTCCTGCCATTGATGGCGGAGAACCGTGTCGAGGTTCTGCGCGCCGAGCAGCTGACTGAAGAAGAATTGACATGGCTTGAGGACGAATTCCTCACCAACATCTTCCCTGTACTGACGCCACTGGCCCTCGACCCGGCTCATCCGTTTCCGTTTATTCCCAATCTTGGGTTTGTCCTGTGCTTTTCCGTCGAGGGTGACGGTCATGCACCGATGAAGTTTCTGCCGGTGCCGAACATGGTGCGCCGTTTCATCAGACTGCCCGGTGATTTGTCCGATCGCGGCGAAGCGGCACTGCCGAATGTCCGGTTTATCCCGCTGGAGCGGGTGATCCTGCACTTCCTCCACCACCTGTTCCCGGATGTCCGCATCACCGCGCGCGGGGCGTTCCGTGTCATCCGTGACAGTGATGTGGAGATCGACGATGAGGCTGAAGACCTGGTTCAGCAGTTCGAGACAATGCTCCGCCGCCGTCGCCGGGGCGAAGTTATCCGGTTGAAAATTCATCAGGACACGCCCTTTGTATTGCGCGACCTGATTATCTCCAAGCTTCACGTCCACCCGCAAGATGTCGTCTATGTGGACGGTCTTCTTGGTCTGGCGCAGACGGCAGAACTCATTCCCAAAGATCGCCCCGATCTTCTGTTTCCCAGCTTCGAGGCGCGGTTCCCCGAGCGAATTCGCGAGCATGGCGGCGACTGCCTGTCGGCGATTTCGGCCAAGGATATTCTCGTCCACCATCCCTATGAAGACTTTGAGGTGGTCGTCCGGTTTCTGAAGCAGGCTGCGAATGATCCTGACGTTATTGCAATCAAGCAGACGCTTTACAGGACCTCAAAACAGTCACCGATTGTCGAGGCACTGATCGAAGCGGCGGAGAATGGCAAGAACGTCACGGCGCTCGTTGAACTGAAAGCGCGCTTTGATGAAGAAGCTAATATCCGCTGGGCGCGCGCACTGGAGCGGGCAGGGGTGAATGTCGTCTACGGCTTTGTCGACTATAAGACCCATGCCAAGCTTTCTTATGTCGTGCGGCGCGAGGGCGAGAATACCCGCTCATACTGCCATCTTGGCACCGGCAACTATCACCAGTTCACCGCGAAGATCTATACGGACCTTTCGCTGTTCACGACGGACCCCGCGATTGGCAGAGACGTGTCGCGCATCTTCAATTACGTCACGGGTTACGCTCAACCGCAGAGTTTCGAGCGGTTGCGCATCGCGCCCATCAATCTGCGTGAGACACTGATCGAGAATATCGAACGCGAGATCGAGTTTGCGAAAGCGGGTCAACCGGCCAGCATCTGGGCCAAGATGAACTCTGTGGTTGATGGCCCGTTGATCGACAAGCTGTACGAAGCCAGTCAAGCGGGGGTGCAGATTGACCTTGTGGTTCGGGGTATTTGCTGCCTTCGGCCCGGTGTTCCTGGACTGTCGGAAAATATCCGAGTCAAGAGCATCATCGGAAGGTTCCTCGAACATTCCCGGATTGTCTGCTTTGGCAATGGTCGCCCGATGCCATCGGACAATGCCCTTGTTTATATCTCATCGGCGGACTGGATGCCGCGCAACCTGAACCGGCGGGTTGAGTCGTTGGTCCCGATCACGAATGAAACCATCCATAATCAGGTGATCGATCAGATCATGGTGGCGAACCTCAAGGATAACCAGCAGAGCTGGCGATTGCGTCCGGATGGGATCTGGACGCGGGTTGAACTGCCTGACACTGAAGATCCCTTCAATGTCCATGACTATTTCATGACCAACCCCAGCCTGTCGGGTCGCGGTGCTGCATTGACCGAGCGCTCACCACGCACACTGACAATGGCGCCTCGATGA
- a CDS encoding DUF2066 domain-containing protein yields the protein MNFRGLTPFIFVLFAFLGVSQAQTRVAVFTVPEVPVYAEAETSAEAQRIAQDRGRRQAMDILLRRLTAEEDWSYLPDLSGGMAAVAEASELSELDQAIGSGKRVLTLSSADLPQLEEGFAIFDEKTSGKTYRARISYKFKPDAIRSLLQSANLPYSESQSRRSLVLPVLKTENDVYLWETNNPWARAWLSRPLINELTPLILPVGDRQDVEAATAEDVVDLNTAALAPFVSRYSAPQVIVAVGQLSEKNGEYQLYVRLIDGFLAERTNDQKAAQDAAAQLYDSDDGFGTEAAPTTSVGTKGRVLAEAFFSGPSDDFPALAQRAVETVVTRYAKTWKQQTLVDHSTMRQLSLTAWFGSLDEWAQIRNALSGTSLVRGMKVGAFNNENAVMELTVIGDPDQLILEMRQQDLTVWRSDDGNWNIADRSRASQLQSERVPVSFRGASDDRDGFSPVNRNERRFGEPLGMRGGPAPELPDDFLDDENDQDADDTVDLGEGAPIYLEPDVEDDEGAAETDDDNDDE from the coding sequence ATGAACTTTCGCGGGCTGACCCCATTCATCTTTGTTCTATTTGCCTTTCTGGGCGTGTCCCAGGCGCAGACGCGTGTCGCCGTGTTCACGGTGCCCGAAGTGCCGGTGTATGCTGAGGCAGAAACCTCGGCCGAGGCGCAACGCATCGCGCAGGATCGCGGTCGGCGCCAGGCCATGGATATCCTGCTGCGTCGGCTGACGGCCGAAGAGGATTGGTCCTATCTGCCCGATCTGTCGGGCGGGATGGCGGCGGTCGCGGAGGCGTCCGAGCTGTCCGAACTCGATCAGGCGATTGGCTCGGGCAAACGCGTCCTGACCCTGTCGTCCGCCGATCTGCCGCAGCTTGAAGAGGGCTTTGCCATCTTCGACGAGAAAACCTCCGGCAAGACCTATCGTGCGCGGATCAGCTACAAGTTCAAACCCGATGCCATTCGGTCGCTGCTTCAGTCGGCCAACCTGCCATACAGCGAATCACAGTCCCGCCGCTCGCTGGTGCTGCCGGTCCTGAAAACGGAAAACGATGTCTATTTGTGGGAGACCAATAACCCTTGGGCGCGGGCCTGGCTGTCTCGTCCGCTGATCAATGAGCTTACCCCCCTGATCCTGCCTGTCGGTGACCGCCAGGACGTGGAGGCCGCAACCGCTGAAGACGTTGTCGACCTGAACACCGCCGCTCTCGCGCCGTTCGTGTCCCGATATTCTGCACCACAAGTTATCGTGGCGGTCGGTCAATTGTCCGAGAAAAACGGCGAATATCAACTGTATGTCCGCCTGATCGATGGCTTTCTGGCTGAACGCACCAATGATCAAAAGGCCGCGCAGGACGCAGCAGCACAGCTTTATGACAGTGATGACGGCTTTGGTACCGAAGCCGCGCCGACCACCTCCGTCGGCACCAAGGGCCGCGTCCTCGCCGAAGCATTTTTCAGCGGACCGTCAGATGACTTCCCCGCGCTCGCCCAGCGAGCAGTGGAAACAGTTGTCACCCGCTACGCCAAGACATGGAAGCAGCAGACCCTGGTCGACCATTCCACCATGCGTCAGCTGTCTCTGACAGCGTGGTTTGGCAGCCTTGATGAGTGGGCCCAGATCAGAAACGCGCTGTCGGGCACCTCACTTGTCCGCGGGATGAAGGTTGGCGCGTTCAACAACGAGAATGCGGTCATGGAACTGACCGTCATCGGCGATCCGGACCAGCTCATCCTCGAAATGCGGCAGCAGGACCTCACCGTCTGGCGTTCGGACGACGGCAACTGGAACATTGCTGATCGTTCGCGGGCATCACAGCTGCAGAGTGAGCGCGTGCCGGTTTCCTTCCGCGGGGCGTCCGATGACCGCGACGGCTTCTCCCCGGTCAACCGCAACGAACGGCGTTTCGGGGAACCGCTGGGGATGCGCGGCGGTCCCGCACCAGAGCTGCCGGATGATTTTCTTGATGATGAAAATGATCAAGATGCAGACGATACGGTTGATCTTGGCGAGGGCGCGCCAATCTATCTTGAACCAGACGTCGAAGATGATGAGGGCGCAGCCGAAACGGACGATGACAACGACGACGAATAA